A window from Streptomyces subrutilus encodes these proteins:
- a CDS encoding MaoC family dehydratase N-terminal domain-containing protein yields MALDQSFVGRSYPPTDPYEVGREKIREFAVAVGDDNPVYTDPEAAKNAGHPDVIAPPTFVFAITFAAAGQVVADPQLGLDYSRVVHGDQKFAYARPVRAGDRLSVTSTIEAVKSMAGNDIIDIRGEVHDESGEHVVTAWTKLVSRAPEEA; encoded by the coding sequence ATGGCTCTCGACCAGTCCTTCGTAGGGCGGAGCTACCCGCCCACCGATCCTTACGAGGTCGGCCGGGAGAAGATCCGCGAATTCGCGGTGGCAGTGGGTGACGACAATCCCGTCTACACCGACCCCGAAGCCGCCAAGAACGCCGGCCACCCCGACGTGATCGCGCCGCCGACCTTCGTGTTCGCCATCACTTTCGCCGCGGCCGGCCAGGTCGTCGCGGACCCGCAGCTGGGCCTGGACTACAGCCGGGTCGTGCACGGCGACCAGAAGTTCGCGTACGCCCGCCCGGTGCGCGCCGGTGACCGCCTGTCGGTGACCTCCACCATCGAGGCCGTGAAGTCGATGGCCGGCAACGACATCATCGACATCCGCGGCGAGGTCCACGACGAGTCCGGCGAGCACGTGGTGACGGCCTGGACGAAGCTCGTCTCCCGCGCCCCCGAGGAGGCCTGA
- the rpmG gene encoding 50S ribosomal protein L33: MAATDVRPKITLACVECKERNYITKKNRRNNPDRLEMKKHCPRCNSHTAHRETR, encoded by the coding sequence GTGGCTGCCACCGACGTCCGCCCGAAGATCACGCTGGCCTGCGTGGAGTGCAAGGAGCGGAACTACATCACCAAGAAGAACCGGCGTAACAACCCGGACCGTCTTGAGATGAAGAAGCACTGCCCGCGCTGCAACTCGCACACCGCGCACCGCGAGACCCGCTGA
- a CDS encoding MaoC family dehydratase: MAAQITYADVEVGTELPAGSFPVTRATLVRYAGASGDFNPIHWNEKFAKEVGLPDVIAHGMFTMAEAIRVVTDWVGDPGAVVEYGVRFTRPVVVPNDDRGGLIEVTAKVAAKLDDNRVRVDLTATSAGQKVLGMARAVVALG, from the coding sequence ATGGCAGCGCAGATCACGTACGCGGACGTCGAGGTCGGCACCGAGCTCCCGGCGGGCTCCTTCCCCGTGACGCGCGCCACGCTGGTCCGGTACGCCGGCGCCTCGGGCGACTTCAACCCGATCCACTGGAACGAGAAGTTCGCCAAGGAGGTGGGACTGCCGGACGTGATCGCGCACGGCATGTTCACCATGGCCGAGGCGATCCGCGTGGTCACCGACTGGGTCGGCGACCCGGGCGCGGTGGTCGAGTACGGCGTGCGCTTCACCCGCCCGGTCGTCGTACCGAACGACGACCGGGGCGGTCTGATCGAGGTCACGGCCAAGGTCGCCGCCAAGCTGGACGACAACCGCGTCCGAGTGGACCTGACGGCCACGAGCGCCGGCCAGAAGGTCCTGGGCATGGCCCGGGCCGTGGTGGCGCTGGGCTGA
- a CDS encoding TetR/AcrR family transcriptional regulator: MVRMSAAERRESVIRAAMHEFARGGYYGTSTEAIAKRVGVSQPYLFRLFPNKQAIFLAASARCMEDIRLALEEAGKGVHGEKAVKVMGAAYMQLITDQPDKLQMQMQTYVTVAAAEAAGEPEFGEMVRAGWMELWDTVHLPLGADTGETTTFMAYGMLINALAAMGFPPGHRVWEGCYSVVQPQPQPRPQTQTASTTP, translated from the coding sequence ATGGTCAGGATGAGCGCCGCCGAGCGGCGGGAGAGTGTCATCCGTGCGGCGATGCACGAGTTCGCGCGGGGGGGTTATTACGGGACTTCCACCGAGGCGATCGCCAAGCGGGTGGGTGTCTCGCAGCCGTACCTGTTCCGGCTCTTCCCCAACAAGCAGGCGATCTTCCTCGCCGCCAGCGCGCGCTGCATGGAGGACATCCGCCTCGCGCTGGAGGAGGCGGGGAAGGGGGTCCACGGGGAGAAGGCCGTCAAGGTCATGGGGGCGGCGTACATGCAGCTCATCACCGACCAGCCCGACAAGCTCCAGATGCAGATGCAGACCTACGTGACCGTGGCCGCCGCCGAGGCCGCCGGCGAGCCGGAGTTCGGGGAGATGGTGCGGGCCGGCTGGATGGAGCTGTGGGACACCGTGCACCTGCCCCTGGGGGCCGACACCGGTGAGACCACCACCTTCATGGCCTACGGGATGCTCATCAACGCCTTGGCCGCCATGGGCTTTCCGCCCGGCCACCGGGTGTGGGAGGGGTGTTACTCGGTGGTCCAGCCCCAGCCCCAGCCCCGGCCCCAGACGCAGACCGCCTCCACCACCCCGTAG